One genomic segment of Choristoneura fumiferana mitochondrion, complete genome includes these proteins:
- the CYTB gene encoding cytochrome b yields the protein MMNNYKPMRKTHPIFKIINGSLIDLPSPSNISTWWNFGSLLGLCLMIQIMTGLFLTMYYTANIEMAFYSVNYICRNVNYGWMIRTLHANGASFFFICVYLHIGRGIYYESFNLKYTWMVGVILLFLLMGTAFMGYVLPWGQMSFWGATVITNLLSAIPYLGNMLVNWIWGGFAVDNATLTRFYTFHFLLPFILVMMTMIHLLFLHQTGSNNPLGINSNLDKIPFHPFFSFKDLVGFLIMLFILIMLIMINPNLLGDPDNFIPANPLVTPVHIQPEWYFLFAYAILRSIPNKLGGVIALVMSILILIILPFTFNKKIQGIQFYPLNQILFWFMVMTIILLTWIGARPVEDPYIITGQILTVVYFSYFILNPLLSKYWDNLIFN from the coding sequence ATGATAAATAATTATAAACCTATACGAAAAACTCATCCCATTTTTAAAATTATTAATGGATCATTAATTGACCTCCCATCACCTTCTAATATTTCTACTTGATGAAATTTTGGATCTTTATTAGGACTATGTTTAATAATTCAAATTATAACTGGATTATTTTTAACAATATATTATACAGCTAATATTGAAATAGCTTTTTATAGAGTAAATTATATTTGCCGAAATGTAAATTATGGGTGAATAATTCGAACCCTTCATGCTAATGGAGCATCATTTTTTTTTATTTGTGTATACTTACATATTGGACGAGGAATTTACTATGAATCTTTTAATTTAAAATATACTTGAATAGTAGGAGTTATTTTATTATTTTTATTAATAGGAACTGCTTTCATAGGATATGTATTACCTTGAGGGCAAATATCTTTCTGAGGAGCCACAGTAATTACAAATTTATTATCAGCTATTCCTTATTTAGGTAATATATTAGTAAATTGAATTTGAGGGGGATTTGCAGTCGATAATGCTACTTTAACTCGTTTTTATACTTTTCATTTTCTTTTACCTTTTATTTTAGTTATAATAACTATAATTCACTTACTATTTCTTCATCAAACAGGGTCAAATAATCCCCTAGGAATTAATAGTAATTTAGATAAAATTCCATTTCATCCTTTTTTTTCCTTTAAGGATTTAGTTGGATTTTTAATTATATTATTTATTTTAATTATATTAATTATAATTAACCCTAATTTATTAGGGGACCCTGATAATTTTATCCCAGCAAATCCTTTAGTAACCCCTGTTCATATTCAACCAGAATGATATTTTTTATTTGCTTATGCTATTCTACGATCTATTCCTAATAAATTAGGAGGAGTAATTGCTTTAGTAATATCTATTCTTATTTTAATTATTTTACCTTTTACTTTTAATAAAAAAATTCAAGGAATTCAATTTTATCCTTTAAACCAAATCTTATTTTGATTTATAGTAATAACTATTATTCTTTTAACTTGAATTGGAGCACGCCCTGTAGAAGACCCATATATTATTACAGGACAAATTCTTACTGTAGTTTATTTTTCATACTTTATTTTAAACCCATTATTAAGTAAATATTGAGATAATTTAATTTTTAACTAA